A portion of the Scleropages formosus chromosome 13, fSclFor1.1, whole genome shotgun sequence genome contains these proteins:
- the batf2 gene encoding basic leucine zipper transcriptional factor ATF-like 3 codes for MLLLMDSKSEGSLTSFSGDESLPSVAGSPGKLSDSARKHKRRENNRVAAQRSRKKQTERADTLHKELEMLEHSNAMYEKEIAHLRQEIQLYTTALQQHELQCLLPFSPLENPLYAPAPAPAPAPAPAPAPIPAQVLAPTLAEPLPLDLVDLEFGLCLLQENGDMPHPSMY; via the exons ATGCTGCTCTTAATGGATTCCAAATCTGAGGGGAGTTTAACCTCGTTCTCCGGTGATGAAAGTTTGCCGAGTGTAGCAGGATCG CCCGGGAAGCTCTCGGACTCGGCCAGGAAGCATAAGCGTAGGGAAAACAACCGAGTGGCGGCGCAGCGGAGCAGGAAAAAGCAAACGGAGCGGGCGGACACGCTACACAAG GAGCTGGAAATGCTGGAGCACTCCAATGCGATGTACGAGAAGGAAATAGCCCACCTTCGACAGGAGATCCAGCTCTACACGACTGCTCTGCAGCAGCATGAACTTCAGTGCTTGCTTCCGTTTTCGCCACTGGAAAACCCTCTGTACGCCcccgctcctgctcctgctcctgcccctgcccctgcccctgcTCCCATCCCTGCCCAGGTTCTTGCCCCTACCTTGGCAGAACCTCTACCCCTTGATCTCGTGGACTTGGAGTTTGGCCTCTGCCTTCTACAGGAAAATGGGGACATGCCACACCCATCAATGTACTGA